A genomic region of Plasmodium falciparum 3D7 genome assembly, chromosome: 11 contains the following coding sequences:
- a CDS encoding bicoid-interacting protein BIN3, putative has product MRNLKKKKIKKLCAHGNFKNYYYERYIKRKKQNVIYVKNNEEDAIEEVLICNNFLDNKLCDEEQKSDNDKYDYQNIYYIFDHRLNHINKVHKDIFKEKVILDIGCNSGIVCFILSLIFECNVVNGIDIDNNIINNNINLLRLFIEFIFIYNSQSHMLELFLSNKDMSKIEMSMFKNIYSLYEKLKGSKNYDNKMNNIYNKNGLAHINALNTNNNNNNNNNNNNNNNNNNNNNNNNNNNFRYFPLNIYFLCSDIFNNKFKNVNNTYDIILAFSVIKWIHLNNGDEHLILFFDRVYFMLRKNGYFILEYNKEKKYKLRKIQKKYYKKNISLNYTHFDDIAQGKYNNNSRMVLVNKFFFFTNKGDERSKNKNKLGMFNREICIYQKV; this is encoded by the coding sequence ATGAGAAAcctaaagaaaaaaaaaataaagaaattatgTGCACATGGGAAtttcaaaaattattattatgaaagatatataaaaagaaaaaaacaaaatgtgATATATGTAAAGAATAATGAAGAGGATGCTATTGAAGAGGTacttatatgtaataattttttggataataaattatgtgATGAAGAACAAAAAAGTGATAATGATAAGTATGATTAtcagaatatatattacatatttgaTCACAGATTAaatcatattaataaagtTCATAAGgatatttttaaagaaaaagtaaTTTTAGATATTGGATGTAATAGTGGTATTGTTTGTTTTATACTAAGTTTGATTTTTGAATGTAATGTAGTAAATGGTAtagatatagataataatataataaataacaatataaatttattaagattatttattgaatttatatttatatataatagtcaGAGTCATATGTTAGAATTATTTTTGAGTAATAAAGATATGTCAAAAATAGAAATGAGcatgtttaaaaatatttattccttatatgaaaaattaaaaggttctaaaaattatgataataaaatgaataatatatataacaaaaatggGTTAGCTCATATAAATGCTCTTAacactaataataataataataataataataataataataataataataacaataataataacaataataataataataataataatttcagATATTTTCCtctcaatatatattttttatgtagcgatatttttaataataaatttaaaaatgttaataaCACATACGATATTATACTAGCGTTCTCTGTTATTAAATGGatacatttaaataatggTGATGaacatttaattttattttttgatcgtgtatattttatgttaagGAAAAATGGATATTTCAtattagaatataataaagagaagaaatataaattaagaaaaattcaaaagaaatattataaaaaaaatatatccttAAATTATACACATTTTGATGATATAGCACAAGGGAAGTACAACAATAATTCTAGAATGGTTCTTGTAAAcaagtttttcttttttactaATAAGGGTGACGAAAGAAGtaagaacaaaaataaattaggAATGTTCAACAGggaaatatgtatatatcaaAAGGTATAA
- a CDS encoding ABC transporter B family member 3, putative, with amino-acid sequence MRNYGLLHFLLVLLLLNLSIKSKILNRNDHIKYNSSVMYIRRKKKTIENGTFLLNKKIRNLRNYANVYKIYNKTQKRKKLKNLISPLKRFNSVLSFLGCHVCNKIFEVNKKNKKGYDIFYKKSRLNVVGIWKKGKRNPYNRWLYLYRRNIGVLSNIKKKYTYYLDRIKNYIEEDNMLNFFYICKNILWKKSIFFLTIFVMINSAIISIIIPRYDNIIFSELSNRKFDRFGYLLCNCILIRVLNIFFCGLRNYIFMITSSYCLKSVKSLLFRIYLNKDYEYYDKVDHTIIINKLTLEAHNFSDIIPYYINPLIRNFFSIILNFSYIFYLNKKLSLVILYCFMISSLLSMISSKLKKSRLKKINREKIQNTKISLEALNNMNIIKLYSTELHECNKFFSSLNNILNLEKKKEQFNLLHMIINKFFVMMTYILILLKGNVLLKNKEIDKHIFTSFFFYINNIYSYIDILDYYIDICDIVSQYNDLIKMVKNYHISGRFTSINEYVYDNMNIEQNEKIYKEINMEHNINDVMNNGTNKLHKNIVKSEERISNFSNGLTNDRIDSIGNIQPCNKENNNLLLNYNIIHNNMKNILHFNSNINKRNDNLILHFDNVYFKYDSNPHNYVLKNINMKIYKNTNNVIIGKSGGGKSTILKLILNMYKCTRGKIYLYNKLINNYTRHDIFNKITYVEQDSKLLNASIKDNLTYGIINNDFDMLDLVNISKCSTSHDFICRLRKRYETLISHKTELLTSSQKQKICIARALTRYPKILLLDESTSAIDKDNERIIFENIRKNSIFKDLSIIRITHKKANLDIADNVFLLKDGYLTRQKKFRITNK; translated from the exons ATGCGTAATTATGGGTTATTGCATTTTTTGTTagttttattattgttaaatTTAAGCataaaatcaaaaatattaaacaggaatgatcatataaaatataattctaGCGTTATGTACAttagaaggaaaaaaaaaacgattGAGAATGGTACGTTtttattaaacaaaaaaattagaaatttGAGGAACTATGCAAATgtgtacaaaatatataataaaactcaaaaaagaaaaaaattaaaaaatttgatTAGTCCTTTGAAGAGGTTTAATAGTGTACTCAGTTTTTTAGGTTGCCATGtgtgtaataaaatatttgaggtgaacaaaaaaaataaaaaaggatacgatattttttataaaaagagtAGGTTGAATGTCGTAGGAATATGGAAAAAAGGGAAACGGAATCCTTATAATAGGtggttatatttatatagaagAAATATAGGTGTGTtgtcaaatataaaaaagaaatatacatattactTAGATAgaataaagaattatatagaagaagataatatgttaaattttttttatatatgtaaaaatatattgtggAAAAAgagtatatttttcttaaccATATTTGTTATGATTAATAGTGCTATTATTAGTATAATAATTCCTcgatatgataatataatattcagCGAATTAAGTAACAGGAAATTTGATAGGTTTggttatttattatgtaattGTATATTGATACgtgttttaaatatatttttttgtggtttaagaaattatatttttatgataacaAGCTCATATTGTTTGAAGAGTGTAAAGAGTTTATTATTtcgaatatatttaaataaagattatgaatattatgataaGGTGGATCatacaattataataaataagttAACTTTAGAAGCACATAATTTTTCAGATATTAtaccatattatataaatcctCTTATACGAAATTTTTTTTcgattattttaaatttttcatatattttttatttaaataaaaaattgtctttggttatattatattgttttatgatttcttcattattatctatGATATCATCAAAATTAAAGAAGTCAAGATTAAAGAAGATAAATAgggaaaaaatacaaaatacgAAAATATCTTTGGAAgctttaaataatatgaacataataaaattgtaTAGTACCGAATTACATGaatgtaataaatttttcagttcattgaataatatattaaatttagaaaaaaagaaagaacaaTTTAATTTACTACATatgattataaataaattttttgtaaTGATGACATATAtccttatattattaaagggAAATgtcttattaaaaaataaagaaatagataaacatatatttacttctttctttttttatataaataatatttattcatatatagatatattagaTTATTATATTGACATATGTGATATTGTATCTCAGTATAacgatttaataaaaatggtaAAGAATTATCATATAAGCGGCAGATTTACGagtataaatgaatatgtaTATGATAACATGAATATAGagcaaaatgaaaaaatatataaagaaataaatatggaacataatataaatgatgtgATGAATAATGGAACTAATAAATTACACAAGAATATTGTAAAAAGTGAAGAAAGGATAAGCAATTTTTCGAATGGATTAACAAATGATAGAATAGATTCTATAGGTAATATACAACCTtgtaataaagaaaataataatttactacttaattataatataatacataataatatgaagaatatattacattttaataGCAATATAAATAAGAGAAATGATAATTTGATTCTTCATTTTGATaatgtttattttaaatatgataGTAATCCTCATaattatgttttaaaaaatataaatatgaaaatatataagaatacgAACAATGTTATAATAGGGAAAAGTGGTGGTGGGAAATCAaccatattaaaattaatattaaatatgtataaatgtaCAAGAGggaagatatatttatacaataaattaataaataattatacaaggcatgatatatttaataaaattacttATGTAGAACAAGATTCTAAATTATTGAATGCAAGTATAAAAGATAATTTAACATAtggaataataaataatgattttGATATGTTAGATTTAGTAAATATATCTAAATGTTCGACAAGTCATGACTTTATATGTAGATTAAGAAAGAGATATGAAACGCTTATATCTCATAAAACTGAATTATTAACATCTTctcaaaaacaaaaaatatgtatagcAAGGGCGTTAACAAGATATCCcaag ATCCTTTTATTGGATGAATCGACATCAGCTATCGATAAAGATAATGAAAGGATTATTTTCGagaatataagaaaaaattcaATTTTTAAAGATTTGTCAATTATAAGAATTACACACAAAAAGGCGAATTTAGATATAGCAGATAATGTGTTCCTCTTAAAGG atgGTTATTTAACGagacaaaaaaaattcagGATAACAAATAAGTAG
- a CDS encoding ribosome assembly protein 4, putative has translation MEEIEENANSNKVDKEILIQFVNHENVTTGPVINVPLSITKDNLDELINNLKRKNEDLGEQEESEDINYYSFMINDKLPIKNSLYEAIKDNHISSEDILSIKYFPLNIFKVKKISTCTSTLPGHTSSILCLAFSPNSSHLATGSGDNTVRLWDIYTQTPIATLNDHKSWVLVVLFSPDNKFLATAGMDSNVCIYETHTGKLLNTLTGHKKEVTTLCFEPLHLLKEEDIENNVDHVNKRKINSNEEIDQSDNANKKIKKNDENDVIINGKDNYPSGQHKDKMMPTEGETTNSKNNSKNNSKRNISPNNTQNNTTSTNCSYFVRSRLASAGKDGSIRINNILSNSVDQILTGHSDTITCILWSGRDTENSTLYSSSRDTTIKIWNVNEGTLIYNFKGHKHWVNCLTLNSERLLKNGIYNLDVIINKINIVNYIEKSKNIMKNFFKNQHHEKIVSGSDDGTLFLIECLQNKEYKNTRLLGHQKPVIHAQFSPNGKMIVSSSFDKSIRVWSAADGKFLAVYRGHVGPVYKVAWSIDNNFFVSCSQDSTLKLWKVSHLFQQNEITQSNIEKKQEKEQIKNQADNQKDNQKDNQANNQKDNQQKNQNNKKIKTLLVDLPGHADAVYAVDWSNDGKFVASGGKDKVLKLWSH, from the coding sequence atggAAGAAATTGAGGAAAATGCTAACAGTAATAAGGTagataaagaaatattaatcCAGTTTGTTAATCATGAGAATGTTACGACAGGACCTGTTATAAATGTTCCTTTAAGTATTACAAAAGATAACTTAGATGAATtgattaataatttaaaaagaaaaaatgaggATTTAGGTGAACAAGAGGAATCAgaagatataaattattattcctTTATGATTAATGACAAGTTACCAATAAAAAATAGTTTATATGAAGCTATCAAAGATAATCATATAAGTAGTGAGGATATATTatcaataaaatattttcctttaaatatatttaaagtaaaaaaaatcagTACATGTACATCTACACTACCAGGACATACAAGTTCAATTTTATGTTTAGCTTTTAGTCCCAATAGTTCTCACCTTGCCACCGGTTCAGGTGATAATACTGTTCGTTTATgggatatatatacacaaacACCTATAGCAACATTAAACGATCATAAATCTTGGGTTTTGGTGGTTTTGTTTTCACcagataataaatttttagcAACTGCTGGAATGGATAGCAATGTATGTATTTACGAAACACATACAGGAAAACTTTTAAATACATTAACAGGACATAAGAAAGAAGTTACAACTTTGTGTTTTGAACCTTTACACTTgttaaaagaagaagatataGAGAATAATGTGGATCatgtaaataaaagaaaaattaactCAAATGAAGAAATCGATCAATCAGATAACGcaaataagaaaattaaaaaaaatgatgaaaatgatgttattattaatggTAAGGACAATTATCCAAGTGGACAACATAAGGACAAGATGATGCCTACTGAAGGAGAAACAACaaatagtaaaaataatagtaaaaataatagtaaaagaaatatttcaCCGAATAATACACAGAATAATACTACTTCAACAAATTGTTCTTATTTTGTAAGGAGCAGACTAGCAAGTGCAGGAAAAGATGGAAGTATTCGTATTAACAATATCTTAAGTAATAGTGTTGATCAAATATTAACGGGTCATTCGGATACAATTACTTGTATCTTATGGTCAGGAAGAGATACAGAAAATAGTACTTTATATAGTAGTTCAAGAGATACTACTATTAAAATATGGAATGTAAATGAAGGAaccttaatatataatttcaaaGGACATAAACATTGGGTTAATTGTCTTACTTTAAATTCAGAaagattattaaaaaatggtaTATATAACCTTGATGTTATAatcaataaaattaatatagtcaattatatagaaaaatcaaaaaatattatgaaaaacttttttaaaaatcaaCACCATGAAAAAATTGTAAGTGGTTCAGATGATggtacattatttttaattgagTGCctacaaaataaagaatataaaaataccaGATTATTAGGTCATCAAAAACCTGTAATTCATGCACAATTTTCACCAAATGGAAAAATGATTGTCTCATCATCTTTTGATAAAAGTATACGTGTATGGTCAGCTGCTGACGGCAAATTCTTAGCTGTTTATCGTGGACATGTAGGACCGGTATATAAAGTTGCATGGTCCATAGATAACAACTTTTTTGTATCATGTAGTCAAGATAGTACTTTGAAATTGTGGAAGGTTAGCCATCTTTTTcaacaaaatgaaataacACAAtcaaatatagaaaaaaagcAAGAAAaggaacaaataaaaaatcaagCAGATAATCAAAAGGATAATCAAAAGGATAATCAAGCAAATAATCAAAAGGATAATCAacaaaaaaatcaaaataataaaaaaatcaaaacatTACTTGTAGATTTACCAGGACATGCTGATGCAGTTTATGCAGTCGATTGGTCAAATGATGGGAAATTTGTTGCTTCAGGTGGAAAAGATAAAGTATTAAAATTGTGGTCCCACTGA
- a CDS encoding TMEM65 domain-containing protein, putative: MYVKHFSKFPNRTFFYKQKKRKYIFFTSNKYFVHNHTKINSCLYHKNIHKNYYPFYKIMSPIIYKKKITHVNNIQSIDTKGKKKILEGYKEIDTKGKKINKINIMDNILSMKNMNRINNTNTIIYIINKRLFNNNIKYIYSNKKKKKNDHLNYFNNNMRQIRKILFLQKYSNILQTKKYIIKSIMKHNKIKYHHHIYVLHKLSNHNYTTNLFLSLNDGHYIKKKKEQMKIQQRDQNKIEIKKNINPPYGQYNNSHDNIYNNNNNKYDHHQNYHKPSEKMIEEKIHDKNEMNIKRNDLLLVALSGCIPFICFGFVDNSFMIISGDLFDSSFCTYLGFSTMAAAGLGNLTSDVLGIFIGGYIEKIIVYIGFPKINLTNKQLKMNRTRRYYYSGSAIGIAIGCLLGMIPLLFIDNNKLEERKNQEKKKKKKKKNFYYKSNDYYIKIATYISKQLPTYIHSKYAFLFIPDHNNMNFNSIYNHNIFQTSLNVGLISHVYQNKKTINYQKNDKNINTNVRNTFKYKHNNNNNNDLPDHININTYDNTYVEKIVNDTHIIIDKNKIDIQQILAVPVLSIDGNVEAVIAVINSEDNLSFNHNDVVFLNMLSSHLSYDLENEEDLSDMLKLCKNIVYN; this comes from the exons ATGTATGTTAAACATTTCTCAAAATTTCCTAATCGcacctttttttataaacaaaaaaaaagaaaatatattttcttcacgTCGAACAAATACTTTGTACATAATCATACGAAGATTAATTCATgtttatatcataaaaatattcataaaaattattatccattttataaaattatgtcaccaataatttataaaaaaaaaattacacatGTGAATAACATTCAATCTATAGATAccaaagggaaaaaaaaaatacttgaAGGATACAAAGAAATAGACacgaaaggaaaaaaaataaacaaaattaatataatggaTAATATCCTTtctatgaaaaatatgaacagaataaataatacaaacactattatatatattattaataagagattatttaataataatataaaatatatatattcaaataaaaaaaaaaaaaaaaatgatcacTTGAATTATTTCAACAATAACATGAGACAAATCAGaaaaatattgtttttacaaaaatattctaatattttacaaacgaaaaaatatattattaaaagtattatgaaacataataaaataaaatatcatcatcatatatatgttcttcATAAATTGTCGaatcataattatacaaCTAATTTATTCTTATCGTTAAATGATggacattatataaaaaaaaaaaaagaacaaatgaAAATACAACAAAGGGaccaaaataaaatagaaataaagaaaaatataaatcctCCATATGGCCAATACAACAATTcacatgataatatatataataataataataacaaatatgaTCATCATCAGAATTATCATAAACCATCCGAAAAAATgattgaagaaaaaatacatGATAAAAACGAAatgaatattaaaagaaacgATCTCCTATTAGTAGCTTTATCAGGATGTATaccatttatttgttttggATTTGTTGATAATTCCTTTATGATAATATCTGGTGATCTTTTCGATTCTTCTTTTTGTACCTACCTAGGATTTAGTACCATGGCAGCAGCGGGATTAGGAAATTTAACCAGCGATGTATTAGGTATATTCATAGGAGGATATATTGAGAaaattattgtatatataggTTTCccaaaaattaatttaacaaataaacaaCTTAAAATGAATAGAACAAGAAGATATTATTACTCAGGTAGTGCTATAGGTATAGCTATAGGCTGCTTACTAGGCATGAtacctttattatttatagataataataaattagaagaaaggaaaaatcaagaaaaaaaaaaaaaaaaaaaaaaaaaaaatttttattataaatcaaatgattattatataaaaattgcaACATACATATCAAAACAATTACCAACATATATCCATTCAAAATATGCATTCTTATTTATACcagatcataataatatgaacttCAATTCAATATACAATCATAATATCTTTCAAACATCATTAAATGTAGGACTTATATCACATGtctatcaaaataaaaaaacaatcaactatcaaaaaaatgacaaaaatattaatactaACGTAAGGAatacttttaaatataaacataataataataataataatgacctTCCAGATCATATCAACattaatacatatgataACACATATGTAGAAAAAATTGTTAATGATACGCATATTATTATCgacaaaaacaaaattgaTATCCAACAAATTTTGGCAGTCCCCGTTCTTTCCATAGac GGAAATGTTGAAGCCGTCATTGCTGTTATAAACTCCGAAGACAATCTATCATTTAATCATAACGATGTcgtatttttaaatatgttgTCTTCTCATCTTTCTTATGAtttagaaaatgaagaagacTTATCCGATATGTTAAA gttatgtaaaaatatagtatacaattaa